In Leisingera methylohalidivorans DSM 14336, a single genomic region encodes these proteins:
- a CDS encoding biotin/lipoyl-binding protein: MPMGGLRTLQSQHGGRVTTVLVQQGSEVRAGDPLVTFDRSRGLLQLEQLRVREAALRLELEMELEMN; the protein is encoded by the coding sequence ATGCCAATGGGGGGCCTGCGCACCTTGCAGAGCCAACATGGCGGCCGCGTGACGACCGTTCTTGTGCAGCAGGGTTCGGAGGTTCGGGCCGGGGATCCGCTGGTCACCTTCGACCGGTCACGCGGCCTGCTGCAGCTGGAACAGCTGAGAGTGCGCGAAGCGGCGCTGCGCCTGGAACTGGAAATGGAACTGGAAATGAACTAG
- a CDS encoding PaaX family transcriptional regulator C-terminal domain-containing protein, with product MNEQLNPWFDATVQQLNDPQNQRVWSVIVSLFGDLAQEKGARISGGALTRIITPMGIKPEAIRVALHRLRKDGWIESARAGRASIHYLTEYGRNQSAAVTPRIYGRSAAAPGDWHVLIAEDGTGQSTLDDVLLLPNYVSVNRTTALGHGPVPHTLDDLMAAEVSSIAVPGWLKARLFPLQLCKACKELQQDLEQITPPPSRLTPAQTGTLRTLIVHRWRRVVLRHPDLPPGFHPADWAGETCRALVFGLLDQLPLPELAALDAPID from the coding sequence ATGAACGAACAGCTAAACCCCTGGTTTGACGCCACCGTCCAGCAACTGAATGACCCCCAGAACCAGCGGGTCTGGTCGGTGATTGTGTCGCTGTTCGGCGATCTGGCCCAGGAAAAAGGCGCCCGGATCAGCGGCGGCGCCCTGACACGCATCATTACCCCGATGGGAATCAAGCCCGAGGCAATCCGGGTAGCCCTGCACCGGCTGCGCAAGGACGGCTGGATCGAAAGCGCCCGCGCTGGCCGTGCGTCAATCCACTATCTGACCGAATACGGCCGCAACCAATCTGCCGCCGTGACGCCCCGGATTTACGGCCGCAGTGCCGCGGCGCCGGGCGACTGGCATGTGCTTATCGCCGAGGACGGCACCGGCCAAAGCACTCTGGACGACGTTCTGCTGCTGCCTAACTATGTAAGCGTGAACCGGACCACTGCCCTGGGGCATGGACCGGTACCGCACACTCTGGATGACCTGATGGCCGCAGAGGTCAGCAGCATCGCCGTGCCAGGCTGGCTGAAGGCACGCTTGTTCCCTCTGCAACTGTGTAAAGCCTGCAAGGAATTGCAGCAGGACCTGGAACAAATCACACCGCCGCCATCCCGGCTGACCCCGGCTCAAACCGGCACTCTGCGCACCTTGATCGTACACCGCTGGCGCCGCGTCGTTCTGCGCCATCCGGATTTACCGCCCGGCTTTCATCCTGCGGACTGGGCAGGTGAAACTTGCCGCGCACTGGTGTTTGGCCTGCTGGACCAGCTGCCCCTGCCCGAACTGGCTGCCCTTGACGCTCCGATTGACTAA
- a CDS encoding TetR/AcrR family transcriptional regulator: MARTIAKDHDQKRTQILKSAAKVFAEAGYDRASMTQLARECGISKANIYHYYDSKDAVLFGLLDTYLCDLRDRVCGVEAEVCGPEDRLRRIVSEIMLAYQGADHEHQVQISAMGALPEDQKKLLRAYQREMVQVVSSALAAVAPEVFEGENAKLRGATMSVFGMLNWYYMWNSGAGSKAREDYARLAADLVLNGIKGL, translated from the coding sequence TTGGCCCGCACCATCGCAAAAGACCATGATCAGAAACGCACCCAGATCCTGAAATCCGCAGCCAAGGTGTTTGCGGAAGCGGGCTATGACCGCGCGTCGATGACACAGCTGGCGCGGGAATGCGGGATCTCCAAGGCGAACATCTACCACTATTACGACAGCAAGGATGCCGTGCTTTTCGGCCTTCTTGATACCTATCTTTGCGACCTGCGCGACCGGGTTTGCGGGGTGGAGGCGGAGGTCTGCGGCCCGGAGGACAGGCTGCGCCGTATTGTGTCGGAGATCATGCTGGCCTATCAGGGCGCGGACCACGAGCATCAGGTGCAGATCAGCGCCATGGGGGCGTTGCCGGAGGATCAGAAGAAGCTGCTGCGCGCTTACCAGCGCGAGATGGTGCAGGTTGTCAGCAGCGCGCTGGCGGCGGTGGCTCCGGAGGTGTTCGAGGGCGAAAATGCCAAGTTGCGCGGCGCAACCATGTCGGTCTTCGGCATGTTGAACTGGTATTACATGTGGAATTCCGGTGCGGGCTCCAAGGCGCGCGAGGACTATGCGCGGCTGGCGGCAGATCTGGTTCTGAATGGAATCAAGGGCCTTTGA
- the paaI gene encoding hydroxyphenylacetyl-CoA thioesterase PaaI, with protein MTPKERAEKSAAAMWADDHASKWAGMEITHVDEGEATLELTIARHHCNGHGICHGGVTFMLADSAFAFACNSRNQATVAQHNVISFTAPGRLGDRLTAKAREISLTGRSGIYDVTVINQNGQQIAEFRGFSRAVKGQLFDA; from the coding sequence ATGACCCCGAAAGAACGCGCTGAAAAATCTGCTGCCGCCATGTGGGCGGATGACCACGCTTCGAAATGGGCGGGGATGGAGATCACCCATGTGGATGAGGGCGAGGCGACGCTGGAGCTGACCATCGCCCGGCACCACTGCAACGGCCACGGCATCTGCCATGGCGGTGTGACCTTCATGCTGGCCGACAGCGCCTTTGCCTTTGCCTGCAACAGCCGCAACCAGGCCACCGTGGCGCAGCACAACGTGATCAGCTTCACCGCGCCGGGTCGGCTTGGCGACAGGCTGACCGCCAAGGCCCGCGAGATTTCCCTGACGGGGCGCAGCGGTATTTATGACGTGACTGTAATCAATCAGAACGGCCAGCAGATCGCCGAATTCCGGGGATTCTCCCGGGCGGTCAAAGGCCAGTTGTTTGACGCATAA
- the paaZ gene encoding phenylacetic acid degradation bifunctional protein PaaZ: protein MSLLEISSFAAGRWVAPGAGARNIASAITGKVIASAGNDALDVQAMLDYARTVGGANLRKLTFHDRARMLKALAGHLNKHKQALYDLSFDTGATQSDHMIDIDGGIGTMFVFASKGRREMPDGHVYLDGDVEQLSRNGTFLGQHICTPLRGVAVHINAFNFPVWGMLEKLAPTLLAGVPAIVKPATNSCYVTELAVKLMLDSGILPEGALQLVSGGLGDMLDHLTMQDVVSFTGSAQTALKLRANPVILENSVRFVAEQDSLNASILGPDAQPGTPEFDLFVKEVSREMTTKAGQKCTAIRRIIAPQAQVDAVIEALSARLSKTTIGDPRLETTRMGALVSNGQKRDVLEKAAIIGREAERVFGNPDSFTVDGADADKGAFVPPMLFHCAEPDKAQRVHDTEAFGPVSTIMGYRDLDHAIDLANRGQGSLVASVITHDPAVARKVAIGAGAYHGRLYFNNRDSMKESTGHGSPLPHMVHGGPGRAGGGEELGGVRGVKHYMQRTAIQGSPDILSAIGEKWVPGGTEVKGPAHPFTRKFGELAIGETLLTAPRTVTLEDIETFAHFTGDTFYAHMDDAAAKRNPFFPGRVAHGYLLLSFAAGMFVQPDEGPVLANTGLDNLRFMKPISAGESIKVRLTVKKKTPRNEEYGEVRWHVTLTNQDDEIAAEYELLTMNAF from the coding sequence ATGAGCCTTCTTGAGATTTCCAGCTTTGCAGCGGGCCGATGGGTCGCACCGGGTGCAGGCGCCCGCAACATCGCCAGCGCCATCACCGGCAAGGTGATCGCCAGCGCCGGCAATGACGCGCTCGATGTGCAGGCGATGCTCGACTACGCCCGTACGGTCGGCGGGGCCAACCTGCGCAAACTGACCTTCCACGACCGAGCCCGGATGCTGAAGGCGCTCGCAGGCCACCTGAACAAGCACAAGCAGGCGCTGTATGACCTCAGCTTCGACACCGGCGCCACCCAGTCCGATCACATGATCGACATCGACGGCGGCATCGGCACCATGTTTGTGTTCGCCTCCAAAGGCCGGCGCGAGATGCCCGACGGTCATGTCTACCTCGACGGCGATGTGGAGCAGCTGAGCCGCAACGGCACCTTCCTGGGCCAGCACATCTGCACCCCGCTGCGCGGTGTCGCGGTACATATCAACGCCTTCAACTTCCCGGTCTGGGGCATGCTGGAGAAGCTGGCCCCCACACTTCTGGCAGGTGTTCCGGCCATCGTGAAACCCGCCACCAACAGCTGCTACGTCACTGAACTGGCGGTGAAGCTGATGCTCGACAGCGGCATCCTGCCCGAAGGCGCACTGCAGCTAGTGTCGGGGGGCTTGGGCGACATGCTGGACCACCTGACCATGCAGGACGTTGTCAGCTTTACCGGCTCGGCGCAAACCGCGCTGAAGCTGCGCGCCAACCCGGTGATTCTGGAAAACTCGGTCCGCTTCGTCGCCGAGCAGGACAGCCTCAACGCCTCGATCCTTGGCCCCGATGCGCAGCCCGGCACGCCGGAGTTCGACCTGTTCGTCAAGGAAGTCAGCCGCGAGATGACCACCAAGGCGGGCCAGAAATGCACCGCCATCCGCCGCATCATCGCGCCGCAGGCGCAGGTGGATGCGGTGATCGAGGCACTGTCGGCCCGCCTCTCCAAAACAACAATCGGCGACCCCCGTCTGGAAACCACCCGCATGGGTGCGCTGGTCTCCAACGGCCAGAAACGCGACGTGCTGGAAAAGGCCGCGATCATCGGCCGGGAAGCGGAACGCGTCTTTGGCAATCCGGACAGCTTTACCGTCGACGGCGCTGACGCCGACAAAGGCGCCTTTGTCCCGCCGATGCTGTTCCACTGCGCCGAGCCGGACAAGGCGCAGCGCGTGCACGACACCGAGGCCTTTGGCCCCGTCTCCACCATCATGGGCTACCGAGATCTGGACCACGCCATCGATCTGGCCAACCGCGGCCAGGGCTCGCTGGTGGCCTCGGTCATCACCCACGACCCGGCCGTCGCGCGCAAGGTTGCCATTGGCGCCGGCGCATATCACGGCCGCCTCTACTTCAACAACCGCGACTCGATGAAGGAAAGCACCGGCCACGGCTCCCCCCTGCCCCATATGGTGCATGGCGGCCCCGGCCGCGCCGGCGGCGGCGAGGAACTGGGCGGCGTGCGCGGCGTCAAACACTACATGCAGCGCACCGCCATTCAGGGCTCGCCCGACATCCTGTCGGCGATCGGCGAAAAATGGGTGCCCGGCGGCACCGAGGTCAAAGGCCCGGCGCACCCCTTCACCCGCAAGTTCGGCGAGCTGGCGATTGGCGAGACCCTGCTCACCGCGCCCCGTACCGTGACGCTGGAGGATATCGAAACCTTCGCCCATTTCACCGGCGACACCTTCTATGCCCATATGGACGACGCGGCCGCCAAGCGGAACCCGTTCTTCCCGGGCCGGGTTGCGCATGGCTACCTGCTGTTGTCCTTTGCCGCCGGCATGTTCGTGCAGCCGGACGAAGGCCCGGTTCTGGCCAACACCGGCCTGGATAATCTGCGCTTCATGAAACCCATTTCCGCGGGCGAAAGCATCAAGGTCCGCCTGACGGTCAAGAAAAAGACCCCGCGCAATGAGGAATACGGCGAAGTCCGCTGGCACGTCACCCTCACCAATCAAGACGACGAGATTGCAGCGGAATATGAGCTGCTGACCATGAACGCCTTTTGA
- the paaG gene encoding 2-(1,2-epoxy-1,2-dihydrophenyl)acetyl-CoA isomerase PaaG — MSDTILVEDHGTWVEIALNRPDRLNSFNEEMHNALRGALEAARDGGARAVLLTGTGRGFCAGQDLGDRDPRKMDGPPDLSKTVRTFYAPLVRLIRSLNFPVICAVNGVAAGAGANLALACDMVLAGESAKFIQSFSKVGLIPDTGGSWHLPRLLGEARAKGLALTAEPLPAKKAEDWGLIWKALPDDELMAEARALAEKFANGPTLGLGLTKQCLQAAAVNTLSDQLDIEADAMKTCGESSDYAEGVASFLEKRAPAFKGR; from the coding sequence ATGAGCGATACGATTCTGGTAGAGGATCACGGGACCTGGGTGGAGATTGCCCTGAACCGCCCGGACCGGCTGAACAGTTTCAACGAGGAGATGCACAACGCCTTGCGTGGCGCGCTGGAAGCGGCGCGTGATGGGGGTGCCCGTGCAGTGCTTCTGACCGGGACGGGCCGCGGCTTTTGCGCGGGCCAGGATTTGGGCGACCGCGATCCGCGCAAGATGGACGGGCCGCCGGACCTGAGCAAGACCGTGCGCACATTCTATGCGCCGCTGGTGCGGTTGATCCGGTCGCTGAACTTTCCGGTGATCTGTGCGGTCAATGGCGTGGCCGCCGGGGCCGGGGCCAATTTGGCGTTAGCCTGCGACATGGTGCTGGCGGGTGAGAGCGCCAAATTCATCCAGTCGTTCTCCAAGGTTGGCCTGATTCCCGACACCGGCGGCAGCTGGCATCTGCCGCGGCTGCTGGGCGAAGCGCGGGCCAAGGGGCTGGCGCTGACCGCCGAACCGCTGCCTGCGAAAAAGGCCGAAGACTGGGGGCTTATCTGGAAGGCGCTGCCCGATGACGAGCTGATGGCTGAGGCCCGCGCGCTGGCAGAGAAATTCGCAAACGGCCCCACTCTGGGCCTGGGACTGACCAAGCAGTGCCTTCAGGCGGCGGCGGTCAACACGCTGTCCGATCAGCTGGATATCGAAGCCGACGCGATGAAAACCTGCGGCGAAAGTTCGGATTATGCTGAAGGCGTGGCCAGTTTCCTGGAAAAACGCGCACCAGCGTTCAAGGGCAGGTGA
- the paaK gene encoding phenylacetate--CoA ligase PaaK, which translates to MEDLSPKKGELDPIEIASIDEIRSLQLERLKWSVRHAYDNVPMYKQRFDEAGVHPDDLQELKDLAKFPFTYKNDLRDNYPFGLFAVPRSEIIRLHASSGTTGKPTVVGYTANDISNWADLVARSLRAAGLRKGDMVHNAYGYGLFTGGLGAHYGIERLGATVVPMSGGQTEKQVGLITDFKPDGIMVTPSYMLNILEQFHKVGLDPRESSLKVGIFGAEPWTDAMRKEVEQAFDMHAVDIYGLSEIMGPGVANECVETKDGPVIWEDHFLPEIIDPQSGEVLPDGEMGELVFTTLTKEGLPMIRYRTRDLTRLLPGTARSMRRMEKITGRSDDMIILRGVNVFPSQVEEQLMATGGLAPHYQIELYKSGRMDAMRVYVEANPDATDELSRTAAARMLTKRIKDMIGVSTEIIVGDPGSVERSQGKAKRVVDNRGKS; encoded by the coding sequence ATGGAAGACCTGAGCCCCAAGAAGGGTGAACTGGACCCGATTGAGATCGCCTCGATCGACGAAATCCGCAGCCTGCAGCTCGAGCGGCTGAAGTGGTCGGTGCGCCATGCCTATGACAACGTGCCGATGTACAAGCAGCGGTTCGATGAGGCAGGCGTGCATCCGGACGACCTGCAGGAACTGAAGGACCTCGCCAAGTTTCCCTTCACCTACAAGAATGACCTGCGGGACAATTATCCCTTTGGCCTGTTCGCCGTCCCGCGCAGTGAGATCATCCGCTTGCATGCGTCCTCCGGCACTACCGGCAAGCCGACAGTTGTGGGCTACACGGCGAATGACATCAGCAACTGGGCGGATCTGGTGGCGCGGTCCTTGCGTGCGGCAGGCCTGCGCAAGGGCGATATGGTGCACAACGCCTATGGCTACGGGCTGTTCACCGGCGGGCTGGGCGCCCACTACGGGATCGAACGGCTGGGTGCCACCGTCGTGCCGATGTCCGGCGGGCAGACCGAAAAGCAGGTCGGCCTGATCACCGATTTCAAGCCCGACGGGATCATGGTGACGCCCTCCTATATGCTCAACATTCTGGAGCAGTTTCACAAGGTTGGCTTGGACCCGCGTGAAAGCTCGCTGAAGGTCGGCATCTTTGGCGCCGAACCCTGGACCGATGCGATGCGCAAGGAGGTTGAACAGGCCTTCGATATGCACGCGGTCGACATCTACGGCCTCAGCGAAATTATGGGGCCGGGTGTGGCCAATGAATGCGTTGAAACCAAGGACGGCCCGGTGATCTGGGAAGACCACTTCCTTCCGGAAATCATTGACCCGCAGAGCGGCGAAGTACTGCCGGATGGCGAGATGGGCGAGCTGGTGTTCACCACGCTGACCAAGGAAGGCCTGCCGATGATACGCTACCGCACCCGCGATCTGACGCGGTTGCTGCCGGGCACCGCGCGCTCGATGCGGCGGATGGAAAAGATCACTGGCCGCAGCGACGACATGATCATCCTGCGCGGCGTCAATGTCTTCCCCAGTCAGGTGGAAGAACAGCTGATGGCTACCGGCGGGCTGGCGCCGCATTACCAGATCGAGCTTTACAAGTCCGGGCGGATGGATGCGATGCGGGTTTATGTGGAGGCAAATCCGGATGCCACGGATGAGCTGAGCAGAACCGCCGCGGCACGGATGCTGACCAAGCGGATCAAGGATATGATTGGCGTTTCCACCGAGATCATTGTAGGCGACCCTGGATCGGTTGAGCGCAGCCAGGGCAAGGCCAAACGCGTCGTCGACAACCGTGGCAAGTCCTGA
- a CDS encoding OmpA family protein produces the protein MKPGIFKSTTALAVMVSLAAPLPALSQDKGNKRIDLTEMTNAEIGELVERCRNRAERRQKELAAGEEVQDKKGRIAKFCKAYATGAFDAGLPGELQSASVLASAAEITAGTEAEAGAEASGSEAGVEAGSEAGAETEAATEAEPAADSATAQESDEAAALAEALEQQTEAQAGAQNGQAEADQPAEATAADPAPSQSEASEQTDNPELVELDSQAQADAQAAAETDTAAAAAAAAENTGGKAEVIEETVTEDTVRSSDEEFETEAGENARAAAEAPAPQANSAPEQDDGGLSDQQRNALLGLGALAIGTLLNNGGKVVSNTGDRAIVEQDGQYRVLKDDDALLRQPGSNVTTYRFQDGSTRTVVTRDNGVEVETIRSAEGRVLRRTRILPDGRSVVLFDDTQKAEKVVVNELPQVQDNRRAFSSTGTVSAEDLAAALAAQQAPEVGRSFSLAQIRNIDAVRRLVPVINVDSVNFDTGSAVIRTHEAEELAALGNALRELVDRNPGEVFLIEGHTDAVGAATYNLALSDRRAETVALALTEYFDVPPENMVVQGYGESDLTVRTLAAERANRRVAVRRITPLLGSEG, from the coding sequence ATGAAACCGGGAATTTTCAAATCGACCACGGCGCTGGCAGTGATGGTCTCGCTGGCAGCCCCGCTGCCCGCCCTGTCGCAGGACAAGGGCAACAAGCGTATTGACCTCACCGAGATGACCAACGCCGAGATCGGCGAACTGGTCGAGCGCTGCCGGAACCGCGCCGAGCGGCGGCAGAAGGAACTGGCCGCAGGCGAAGAAGTCCAAGATAAAAAGGGCCGGATTGCCAAGTTCTGCAAGGCCTATGCCACCGGCGCCTTTGACGCCGGCCTGCCGGGTGAACTGCAATCCGCCAGCGTTCTGGCCAGCGCCGCAGAGATAACTGCCGGAACTGAGGCTGAAGCCGGGGCAGAGGCCTCCGGTTCTGAAGCAGGTGTCGAGGCCGGTTCTGAGGCCGGTGCCGAAACGGAGGCGGCCACCGAAGCAGAGCCTGCCGCAGACTCTGCGACCGCCCAGGAATCGGATGAGGCCGCGGCTCTGGCAGAGGCACTGGAACAGCAGACCGAAGCGCAGGCCGGCGCACAGAACGGGCAGGCCGAAGCAGACCAGCCCGCCGAGGCAACCGCTGCTGACCCGGCCCCGTCGCAGAGCGAAGCCAGCGAGCAAACTGACAACCCCGAACTGGTTGAACTGGACAGCCAGGCCCAGGCGGACGCTCAGGCCGCAGCTGAGACGGACACCGCAGCAGCTGCCGCAGCCGCGGCGGAAAACACCGGCGGCAAGGCCGAGGTGATCGAGGAAACGGTGACCGAAGACACCGTGCGCAGTTCGGACGAGGAGTTTGAAACCGAAGCCGGCGAAAACGCCCGGGCTGCGGCTGAAGCCCCCGCCCCGCAGGCCAATAGCGCCCCGGAACAGGATGACGGCGGCCTGTCCGATCAGCAGCGCAACGCGCTGCTTGGCCTTGGCGCCCTGGCCATCGGCACGCTGCTCAACAATGGCGGCAAGGTTGTCTCCAACACCGGCGACCGCGCCATCGTGGAACAGGACGGCCAGTACCGCGTCCTGAAGGACGACGACGCGCTGCTGCGCCAGCCGGGCTCCAACGTGACCACCTACCGGTTCCAGGACGGCTCCACCCGCACTGTGGTCACCCGCGATAACGGGGTTGAGGTGGAAACCATCCGCTCCGCCGAAGGCCGGGTGCTGCGCCGCACCCGTATCCTGCCTGATGGCCGCAGCGTAGTTCTGTTCGACGACACCCAGAAGGCCGAAAAGGTCGTCGTCAACGAGCTGCCGCAGGTTCAGGACAACCGCCGCGCCTTCTCCAGCACCGGCACAGTCTCAGCAGAAGACCTGGCCGCAGCGCTGGCCGCGCAGCAGGCACCGGAAGTGGGCCGCAGCTTCTCGCTGGCGCAGATCCGCAATATTGACGCCGTGCGCCGGCTGGTGCCGGTGATCAACGTGGATTCGGTGAATTTCGACACCGGCTCTGCGGTGATCCGTACCCACGAGGCCGAAGAACTGGCGGCCCTGGGCAACGCGCTGCGTGAATTGGTCGACCGCAACCCGGGCGAAGTGTTCCTGATCGAGGGGCACACCGATGCGGTGGGTGCAGCCACCTACAATCTGGCGCTGTCCGACCGGCGCGCTGAAACCGTGGCGCTGGCTCTGACGGAGTATTTCGACGTGCCGCCGGAAAACATGGTGGTGCAGGGCTATGGCGAAAGTGATCTGACCGTGAGGACACTGGCCGCTGAACGCGCCAACCGCCGCGTCGCCGTGCGCCGCATCACGCCGCTGCTGGGCAGCGAAGGCTGA
- a CDS encoding HlyD family efflux transporter periplasmic adaptor subunit, with product MSLIEVREQIDVVTARKRTAESPARKAEYHSGRKGSAARTVVVTEAKLAERGEEIARYRLRAGCGVLITPVDCVVQAVEVDTKGKVIGPGGTVAEIVPDGVELFAEAQIPASRIGGIVPGFEGALTLLTFDASQFGPLADTVVSVSSSSDIPDSREAV from the coding sequence TTGAGCCTGATTGAGGTGCGCGAACAGATTGATGTTGTGACGGCCAGGAAGCGGACTGCGGAAAGCCCGGCGCGAAAAGCCGAATACCATTCCGGCCGAAAAGGTTCGGCAGCCCGTACCGTGGTCGTCACCGAAGCCAAGCTGGCCGAACGCGGCGAGGAAATCGCCCGCTACCGGCTGCGCGCCGGCTGCGGTGTTCTGATCACCCCGGTTGACTGCGTGGTCCAGGCTGTCGAGGTCGACACCAAAGGGAAGGTCATCGGACCGGGCGGAACCGTGGCTGAAATTGTCCCTGACGGGGTGGAATTATTTGCCGAAGCCCAGATCCCGGCCAGCCGGATCGGCGGTATCGTACCCGGCTTTGAAGGCGCGTTGACACTGCTGACCTTCGACGCCTCACAGTTCGGGCCCCTTGCAGACACAGTTGTATCCGTTTCCTCCAGTTCAGATATCCCGGACAGCCGCGAAGCTGTGTAA
- the trpS gene encoding tryptophan--tRNA ligase, which produces MSETTFTPRVFSGIQPSGNLHLGNYLGALKRFVDWQANDVETIYCMVDLHAITVWQDPADLRKSTRELCAGFLASGLDPEKSILINQSQVPEHAQLAWIFNCVARMGWMQRMTQFKDKAGKNAQNASLGLLAYPSLMAADILVYHATHVPVGEDQKQHLELTRDIAAKFNHDYGVDFFPMTEPVIEGAATRVMSFRDGSKKMSKSDPSDASRINMTDDADTIAKKIRKAKTDPEGLPSEAEGLEDRPEARNLVNIYAALNEQTVDQVLADVGGKQFSEFKPMLADLAVSKLAPISTEMARLMQNQDEIDKILSRGSERAREITAPILRKTYDIVGMVPPVSL; this is translated from the coding sequence ATGAGCGAAACCACATTCACCCCGCGCGTCTTTTCGGGGATTCAGCCCTCCGGCAACCTGCACCTGGGCAATTATCTCGGTGCCTTGAAGCGGTTCGTCGACTGGCAGGCCAATGATGTGGAGACCATCTATTGCATGGTCGACCTGCATGCGATCACCGTCTGGCAGGATCCTGCCGATCTGCGGAAATCCACCCGTGAACTCTGTGCAGGCTTCCTGGCTTCTGGCCTGGATCCGGAGAAATCCATCCTGATAAACCAGTCCCAGGTACCCGAGCACGCGCAGCTGGCCTGGATCTTCAACTGCGTCGCCCGCATGGGCTGGATGCAGCGGATGACCCAGTTCAAGGACAAGGCCGGCAAGAACGCGCAAAACGCCTCGCTTGGGCTGCTGGCCTATCCGTCGCTGATGGCGGCGGACATTCTGGTCTACCATGCCACCCATGTGCCTGTGGGCGAGGATCAGAAACAGCATTTGGAACTGACCCGCGACATCGCCGCCAAGTTCAATCATGACTATGGCGTCGATTTCTTCCCGATGACCGAACCGGTGATCGAGGGCGCCGCCACCCGGGTGATGAGTTTCCGCGATGGCTCCAAGAAAATGTCAAAGTCCGACCCGTCGGACGCCAGCCGCATCAACATGACTGATGATGCCGACACCATCGCCAAGAAGATCCGCAAGGCGAAGACTGATCCGGAAGGGTTGCCGTCCGAAGCCGAGGGCCTGGAAGACCGCCCCGAAGCGCGCAACCTGGTTAATATCTACGCCGCCCTGAACGAGCAGACCGTAGATCAGGTGCTGGCGGATGTCGGCGGCAAGCAGTTCTCGGAATTCAAGCCGATGCTGGCGGATCTGGCCGTGTCGAAACTGGCACCGATCTCGACCGAAATGGCCCGGCTGATGCAGAACCAGGATGAGATCGACAAGATCCTGTCCCGCGGCTCGGAGCGCGCGCGCGAAATCACCGCGCCGATCCTGCGTAAGACCTATGACATCGTCGGCATGGTTCCGCCCGTAAGCCTCTGA
- a CDS encoding transposase — translation MPSCPAHLIPKCPHADLFNKRGRDWLNGQPVPEDERAAIARHIREPARLGADLAQLGRDIAQDALEDEPFRRFLAITGVNPTVASGLMAAIISIARFASPRKLVSYFGLNPRGRQPGLEPAQHSPPNIAGSARPGAAMPARCWPGQPGPWQRHWLRSTPSLSGSGPAAATRTCRTIMHSAALVEFAGGAGRRESR, via the coding sequence ATGCCATCCTGCCCCGCGCATCTGATCCCCAAATGCCCGCATGCCGATCTCTTCAACAAGCGCGGCCGCGACTGGCTGAACGGCCAGCCGGTGCCGGAGGACGAACGGGCAGCGATTGCGCGTCATATCCGGGAGCCGGCCCGGCTCGGGGCAGATCTCGCCCAACTCGGCCGCGACATCGCCCAGGACGCGCTGGAGGACGAACCGTTCCGGAGGTTTCTGGCTATCACCGGCGTCAATCCGACGGTGGCTTCCGGGCTGATGGCGGCGATCATCAGCATCGCCCGGTTCGCCTCTCCCCGGAAACTGGTGAGCTATTTCGGGCTGAACCCGCGGGGGCGCCAACCCGGTTTGGAGCCCGCCCAACATAGCCCGCCCAACATAGCCGGATCAGCAAGGCCGGGCGCAGCCATGCCCGCGCGATGCTGGCCGGGGCAGCCCGGGCCGTGGCAAAGGCACTGGCTCCGCTCCACGCCTTCTTTGTCCGGATCCGGGCCCGCCGCGGCCACCAGAACCTGCCGCACCATCATGCATTCCGCCGCCTTGGTCGAGTTCGCTGGCGGGGCAGGGCGTCGGGAATCGAGATGA